One Epinephelus lanceolatus isolate andai-2023 chromosome 10, ASM4190304v1, whole genome shotgun sequence genomic region harbors:
- the LOC117266674 gene encoding trypsin-3-like: MKYFILLALFAAAYAAPIEDDKIVGGYECRKNSVAYQVSLNSGYHFCGGSLISSTWVVSAAHCYKSRVQVRLGEHNIAVNEGTEQFINSARVIRHPSYNSRNLDNDIMLIKLSKPATLNNYVRTVSLPSSCAGSGTRCLISGWGNTSSSGNNYPDRLRCLDAPILSDSSCRSSYPGQITSNMFCAGFLEGGKDSCQGDSGGPVVCNGQLQGVVSWGYGCAQRNKPGVYAKVCNYNSWIRNTMASN; the protein is encoded by the exons ATGAAGTACTTCATTCTTCTCGCCCTGTTCGCTGCAGCCT atGCTGCTCCCATTGAGGATGACAAGATTGTTGGAGGCTATGAGTGCAGGAAGAACTCTGTGGCCTACCAGGTCTCTCTGAACTCTGGCTACCACTTCTGTGGAGGCTCTCTGATCTCCAGCACCTGGGTGGTGTCTGCTGCTCACTGCTACAAGTC CCGTGTCCAGGTGCGTCTTGGTGAGCACAACATTGCTGTCAATGAGGGCACCGAGCAGTTCATCAACTCTGCTAGGGTCATCCGTCACCCCAGCTACAACAGCCGCAACCTGGACAATGACATCATGCTGATCAAGCTCAGCAAGCCCGCCACCCTCAACAACTACGTCCGCACCGTGTCCCTGCCCTCCAGCTGTGCCGGCTCTGGCACCCGCTGCCTGATCTCTGGATGGGGCAACACCAGCAGCTCTGGAA acAACTACCCTGATCGTCTGAGGTGCCTGGATGCCCCCATCCTGAGCGACAGCAGCTGCAGGTCCTCCTACCCTGGACAGATCACCTCCAACATGTTCTGTGCTGGATTCCTGGAGGGAGGCAAGGACTCCTGCCAG GGTGACTCTGGTGGCCCCGTGGTGTGCAACGGTCAGCTGCAGGGTGTGGTGTCCTGGGGTTATGGCTGCGCCCAGAGGAACAAGCCTGGAGTCTACGCCAAGGTCTGCAACTACAACTCCTGGATTCGCAACACCATGGCCTCCAACTAA
- the LOC117266509 gene encoding uncharacterized protein LOC117266509: MTEYYEEGGLLYEQSPPMHIKVESPEGPFGGGASENGFPREDEDSEGSCDQSSGLPGGLPFNVVVVHPNIMAPGMSSDDLLSIEQNRAMSAALAAGGAGKRKSRFSGAELEVLVSEVTRCEGELFGPAGRLRRRERERIWAGILERVNAVSRVPRTLREVKKRWDDLKRRNGGRLADARHRSCYLPSSRGASMLGRPSQTSPRLQQARQKQSNRPKPSFPCFPDSDTGVGVEGSERDGLEKDEDNPEREREMGESECEPVENSMEDKLGLGLGLGIGPPPPSERWLPPSPLYSAPFLNGSPQPSSPQPSLGAQQGPLEAPPRSSWLEDELRGLGEAAIQLGNRVEKSLREFGEGFRQDMRTLVASQEALAVSLQQNNVLLQRLLGVLEAQQQPQPQQHRVQQAHQSQTSQQHLQPQPAQQQQQQQQQLQNTEPVQQPQQQRIEAPLQTHLQQQQQQQQPHVVQPQSQQHQTQIQQQPQVTQHSNNQSAVAVAPAPSSPDVHGTFPSDPPPNTNGSVQRPRRGRAVDHRRRRRR, encoded by the exons ATGACTGAGTACTACGAGGAGGGGGGGCTGCTGTACGAGCAATCACCTCCCATGCACATCAAAGTGGAGTCTCCGGAGGGACCCTTTGGAGGGGGAGCCTCAGAAAACGGCTTCCCCAGGGAGGATGAGGACTCGGAGGGTAGCTGTGACCAGAGCAGCGGGCTACCAGGGGGACTCCCCTTCAACGTGGTAGTGGTGCATCCGAACATCATGGCACCCGGCATGTCCTCAGACGACCTCCTGTCCATTGAACAAA ACAGAGCTATGTCAGCTGCACTGGCTGCTGGCGGTGCAGGAAAAAGAAAGAGTCGTTTCAGTGGAGCAGAGCTGGAGGTGTTAGTGTCAGAAGTCACTCGGTGTGAAGGAGAACTCTTTGGTCCTGCGGGGAGGCTGCGGCGGCGGGAGAGAGAGCGCATCTGGGCAGGAATCCTAGAGAGAGTCAATGCCGTGTCCAGGGTCCCACGCACCCTCCGAGAGGTGAAGAAGCGCTGGGATGACCTGAAGAGACGCAACGGGGGCAGGCTAGCGGACGCTCGCCATCGCAGCTGTTACCTGCCATCCAGCAGGGGAGCCTCGATGCTTGGCCGTCCATCCCAGACTAGCCCCAGGCTCCAACAAGCCAGGCAGAAGCAAAGCAACAGACCAAAGCCCAGTTTTCCATGTTTCCCTGACTCTGatacag gtgTAGGAGTGGAAGGATCAGAGAGAGATGGTCTGGAAAAAGATGAGGACAATCCTGAgcgtgagagagagatgggagaATCTGAGTGCGAGCCAGTAGAAAACAGCATGGAAGACAAATTGGGTTTAGGACTTGGTCTTGGCATAGGACCACCCCCTCCATCAGAGCGATGGCTGCCTCCTTCCCCACTCTACAGTGCACCTTTCCTCAATGGCAGCCCTCAGCCCAGTAGTCCTCAGCCTTCACTTGGAGCGCAGCAGGGTCCTCTTGAAGCCCCTCCGCGCAGCTCCTGGCTTGAAGATGAGCTACGAGGGCTAGGGGAAGCAGCAATTCAACTGGGAAATCGGGTAGAAAAGAGCCTGCGGGAGTTTGGGGAAGgtttcaggcaggacatgagAACACTTGTCGCTTCACAAGAGGCGTTAGCagtcagtctacaacaaaacaATGTCCTCTTACAAAGGCTGTTAGGAGTGCTTGAAGCCCAGCAACAACCTCAGCCACAGCAACACCGTGTACAACAAGCACACCAGTCACAAACATCTCAACAGCACTTACAGCCACAGccagctcagcagcagcagcagcagcagcagcagctacaaaacacaGAACCAGTGCAGCAGCCGCAACAACAGCGGATTGAAGCGCCACTGCAAACAcacctacagcagcagcagcagcagcagcagccacatgtAGTACAGCCACAGTCACAGCAGCaccaaacacaaatacagcagCAGCCACAAGTCACCCAGCATTCGAATAATCAATCAGCTGTGGCGGTGGCTCCTGCACCATCGTCCCCGGACGTACATGGCACTTTTCCCTCTGATCCACCCCCAAACACAAACGGCAGTGTGCAGAGGCCACGGCGAGGAAGGGCTGTCGATCACAGGCGCAGGAGACGGCGCTGA
- the LOC117266133 gene encoding trypsin-3, giving the protein MKAFILLALFAVAYAAPIEDDKIVGGYECRKNSVAYQVSLNSGYHFCGGSLISSTWVVSAAHCYKSRVQVRLGEHNIAVNEGTEQFINSARVIRHPSYNSRNLDNDIMLIKLSKPATLNNYVRTVSLPSSCAGSGTRCLISGWGNTSSSGNNYPDRLRCLDAPILSDSSCRSSYPGQITSNMFCAGFLEGGKDSCQGDSGGPVVCNGQLQGVVSWGYGCAQRNKPGVYAKVCNYNSWIRNTMASN; this is encoded by the exons ATGAAGGCTTTCATTCTTCTGGCTCTGTTCGCAGTGGCAT ATGCTGCTCCCATTGAGGATGACAAGATTGTTGGAGGCTATGAGTGCAGGAAGAACTCTGTGGCCTACCAGGTCTCTCTGAACTCTGGCTACCACTTCTGTGGAGGCTCTCTGATCTCCAGCACCTGGGTGGTGTCTGCTGCTCACTGCTACAAGTC CCGTGTCCAGGTGCGTCTTGGTGAGCACAACATTGCTGTCAATGAGGGCACCGAGCAGTTCATCAACTCTGCTAGGGTCATCCGTCACCCCAGCTACAACAGCCGCAACCTGGACAATGACATCATGCTGATCAAGCTCAGCAAGCCTGCCACCCTCAACAACTACGTCCGCACCGTGTCCCTGCCCTCCAGCTGTGCCGGCTCTGGCACCCGCTGCCTGATCTCTGGATGGGGCAACACCAGCAGCTCTGGAA acAACTACCCTGATCGTCTGAGGTGCCTGGATGCCCCCATCCTGAGCGACAGCAGCTGCAGGTCCTCCTACCCTGGACAGATCACCTCCAACATGTTCTGTGCTGGATTCCTGGAGGGAGGCAAGGACTCCTGCCAG GGTGACTCTGGTGGCCCCGTGGTGTGCAACGGTCAGCTGCAGGGTGTGGTGTCCTGGGGTTATGGCTGCGCTCAGAGGAACAAGCCTGGAGTCTACGCCAAGGTCTGCAACTACAACTCCTGGATTCGCAACACCATGGCCTCCAACTAA
- the LOC117266510 gene encoding trypsin-3, producing the protein MKAFILLALFAVAYAAPIEDDKIVGGYECRKNSVAYQVSLNSGYHFCGGSLISSTWVVSAAHCYKSRVQVRLGEHNIAVNEGTEQFINSARVIRHPSYNSRNLDNDIMLIKLSKPATLNNYVRTVSLPSSCAGSGTRCLISGWGNTSSSGNNYPDRLRCLDAPILSDSSCRSSYPGQITSNMFCAGFLEGGKDSCQGDSGGPVVCNGQLQGVVSWGYGCAQRNKPGVYAKVCNYNSWIRNTMASN; encoded by the exons ATGAAGGCTTTCATTCTTCTGGCTCTGTTCGCAGTGGCAT ATGCTGCTCCCATTGAGGATGACAAGATTGTTGGAGGCTATGAGTGCAGGAAGAACTCTGTGGCCTACCAGGTCTCTCTGAACTCTGGCTACCACTTCTGTGGAGGCTCTCTGATCTCCAGCACCTGGGTGGTGTCTGCTGCTCACTGCTACAAGTC CCGCGTCCAGGTGCGTCTCGGTGAGCACAACATTGCTGTCAATGAGGGCACCGAGCAGTTCATCAACTCTGCTAGGGTCATCCGTCACCCCAGCTACAACAGCCGCAACCTGGACAATGACATCATGCTGATCAAGCTCAGCAAGCCCGCCACCCTCAACAACTACGTCCGCACCGTGTCCCTGCCCTCCAGCTGTGCCGGCTCTGGCACCCGCTGCCTGATCTCTGGATGGGGCAACACCAGCAGCTCTGGAA acAACTACCCTGATCGCCTGAGGTGTCTGGATGCCCCCATCCTGAGCGACAGCAGCTGCAGGTCCTCCTACCCTGGACAGATCACCTCCAACATGTTCTGTGCTGGATTCCTGGAGGGAGGCAAGGACTCCTGCCAG GGTGACTCTGGTGGCCCCGTGGTGTGCAACGGTCAGCTGCAGGGTGTGGTGTCCTGGGGTTATGGCTGCGCCCAAAGGAACAAGCCTGGAGTCTACGCCAAGGTCTGCAACTACAACTCCTGGATTCGCAACACCATGGCCTCCAACTAA
- the LOC117266508 gene encoding uncharacterized protein LOC117266508 isoform X2 — MKATEPTQPAPESHPSGHVESDGLVNSETADGANCQHSENISTQIGMEEKSEMAPASLCSSTTDSHGQPVEVRRRPGRPRKVKPLLTENRNDPGCAGFDAVQHKEISTTIPLPTCLENHNSDVPNDDKVENNVPVLPKRKRGRPTKVEVEAYRALVAKAAAASPASFAKAKRVSTPAWSLRSRVENHSVIQDGKPESESKVDPKQTEGTPTENRNALNFQGVKRRRTRLADQQVPAKVSRLDVSQEASSLLSNDTGCRETDKQVELNTDKQETDTDGKSCQLSQQTGQMESASPQRKLSSQPAAEPEVIPSDGVSSINLVSPTQSDDPKIKQSANMNGSEESQSKSSLDSTKNADFSTDAVTSSEQPPKSAGAPPAVKAENIEIELDHLNPELNNPKSLQCNANATGKAGGPNSQRSTFRRKRGGKRRRRISNVVLQEEQLAESHVDTQPNTDCGDGDEEANANVSHTKRRGKTHLKCSYCGHISKFLSQFIIHQRIHTGERPFKCPECGRGFSKNSNLNLHLKTHKKSHMYQKCPYCKIKFSCSEYAAHMKMHLMDQDSENNKSKKHSRENDHGNNQGLHRPVSPEKRERKVCQYCGKTFRFQSALIRHVRVHTGEKPYKCDICGKAFGQAYFLRVHELTHWSVKRYNCTRCEKSFTHYSNAKNHTCRPSGSSDDLHPNNRVKPSLTYTCHICKNVFDHLQEFNSHMRDHTGAKLYRCLYCDKLFASMSEFSAHRTQCGGERHASGSRIEEDETVSLIKYTVPALRCSTGINSAAPLIGANCEPQKKTPQTNRKKRTANLKKPFQSTVIPAHNLSHFVSKLNKLDNRSDPRKYLCPSCGRLFRHMGRLRAHMLTHPPGQSYTCACCGKTLDDWKKLWHHQRVHRQRRGRFSCPQCGKGFRFVEPYKKHMSEHPDFQWIQVRPKKVFLPYQCEQCRCSFKTLDLLFSHQLCHSSTHKDSDFDLSVDEHATQSNKKTLSPPTNKHLATSCPDPEENDSLLSPLSKYPDPVTQGLSNSQGLDWGKTSQRPSTTHSRFSFIQDSETSHDRVDENAFGKPVTPLRTVKRHVSQNASISNDGSAGGVKCAVCGDAYPAISDLYHHYLQHARGQL, encoded by the coding sequence ATGAAAGCAACAGAACCGACTCAACCTGCACCTGAATCCCACCCATCGGGGCACGTGGAGTCTGATGGCCTTGTTAACTCTGAAACCGCAGACGGAGCAAATTGCCAACACAGTGAGAATATATCGACTCAGATAGGGATGGAAGAAAAGTCTGAAATGGCACCTGCAAGTTTGTGCAGCTCTACAACAGACAGTCATGGACAGCCTGTGGAGGTCCGCAGGAGACCCGGGCGCCCACGTAAAGTGAAACCACTGCTAACTGAAAACCGAAATGATCCAGGCTGTGCTGGGTTTGATGCAGTTCAGCATAAGGAGATCAGCACGACAATACCGCTGCCAACATGCTTGGAGAACCACAACAGCGATGTGCCTAATGATGATAAAGTAGAAAACAATGTCCCCGTGCTGCCcaagagaaaaagaggaagaccAACAAAAGTAGAAGTTGAAGCTTACAgggctttggttgctaaggctgctgctgcctctcctGCGTCTTTTGCTAAAGCTAAACGTGTTAGCACCCCTGCATGGAGCCTGAGGAGTCGAGTTGAAAATCACAGTGTGATACAGGATGGAAAGCCTGAATCTGAAAGCAAGGTAGACCCGAAGCAGACTGAAGGGACTCCCACAGAAAATCGTAATGCGTTAAACTTTCAAGGCgttaaaagaagaagaactagACTGGCTGATCAGCAAGTCCCAGCTAAGGTGTCCAGACTGGATGTTTCCCAGGAGGCCTCGTCACTGTTGAGCAACGATACAGGCTGTCGAGAGACAGATAAGCAGGTGGAACTTAACACTGACAAACAAGAGACTGATACAGATGGAAAGAGCTGCCAACTCTCCCAGCAGACAGGACAAATGGAAAGTGCATCACCACAAAGAAAATTGAGTTCCCAGCCAGCCGCTGAGCCTGAAGTTATTCCTTCTGATGGTGTGAGCAGTATAAACTTGGTAAGCCCCACTCAGAGTGATGACCCTAAAATAAAACAGTCAGCCAACATGAATGGCAGCGAGGAGTCACAATCAAAAAGCAGTCTTGACTCTACGAAGAATGCAGACTTTAGCACGGATGCTGTAACATCCTCCGAACAACCACCTAAATCTGCTGGAGCCCCCCCTGCTGTAAAAGCTGAGAATATCGAGATAGAGCTGGATCATTTGAATCCTGAGTTAAATAATCCTAAATCTTTACAGTGCAATGCCAACGCCACAGGTAAAGCTGGGGGTCCAAACAGTCAGCGAAGCACTTTCAGGCGCAAGAGGGGCGgcaagagaaggaggagaataAGCAATGTTGTGTTACAGGAAGAGCAGCTTGCCGAGAGCCATGTTGACACTCAACCAAATACAGACTGTGGTGACGGGGATGAGGAGGCCAACGCAAATGTCAGCCACACTAAAAGACGGGGGAAAACTCACTTGAAATGTAGTTACTGTGGTCATATATCTAAATTTCTCTCTCAGTTCATCATCCATCAACGCATTCATACAGGAGAACGACCTTTCAAATGCCCTGAGTGTGGGAGAGGTTTTAGTAAAAACTCCAACTTAAATCTTCATCTCAAGACGCACAAAAAGAGCCACATGTATCAGAAATGTCCGTATTGCAAGATCAAATTCTCTTGCTCGGAGTACGCAGCTCATATGAAGATGCATTTGATGGACCAGGACTCCGAGAACAACAAAtctaaaaaacacagcagagagaaCGACCATGGAAATAATCAGGGACTTCATAGACCTGTCTCTCcggagaagagagaaagaaaagtgtGCCAGTACTGTGGTAAAACATTCCGGTTTCAGTCTGCCCTTATTAGACATGTGCGTGTCCACACTGGGGAGAAGCCTTATAAATGTGATATATGTGGCAAAGCTTTCGGTCAGGCCTATTTCCTGCGGGTTCACGAGCTGACTCACTGGTCTGTAAAGCGTTACAACTGCACACGCTGTGAAAAATCATTCACTCACTATAGCAATGCAAAAAATCACACTTGTAGACCTTCAGGAAGCAGCGACGATTTGCACCCTAACAATCGTGTAAAGCCTTCACTAACGTACACGTGCCACATCTGCAAGAATGTTTTCGACCATCTGCAGGAGTTCAACAGCCACATGAGAGACCACACCGGTGCAAAGCTTTATCGCTGCTTGTATTGTGACAAGCTTTTTGCTTCGATGTCGGAATTTAGCGCCCATCGCACTCAGTGTGGAGGAGAGCGACACGCCTCCGGTTCTAGGATAGAAGAGGATGAGACAGTGTCGTTAATAAAGTACACAGTGCCTGCACTTAGGTGTTCAACTGGAATCAattcagctgctcctctcatagGCGCTAATTGTGaaccacagaaaaaaacaccacagacCAACCGCAAAAAACGCACCGCAAACCTAAAGAAACCATTCCAGTCCACAGTCATACCGGCTCACAACCTCTCGCACTTTGTGTCAAAGTTAAACAAACTAGATAACCGCTCGGACCCCAGGAAATATTTATGTCCGAGCTGTGGGCGACTCTTCAGACACATGGGCAGACTCCGAGCCCACATGCTCACTCACCCCCCGGGTCAGAGTTACACCTGTGCCTGTTGTGGCAAGACTCTAGACGACTGGAAAAAGCTGTGGCATCATCAGAGAGTCCATCGACAGAGACGCGGCCGCTTCAGTTGTCCTCAGTGCGGCAAAGGTTTCCGCTTCGTGGAGCCgtacaaaaaacacatgagCGAGCACCCAGATTTCCAGTGGATTCAGGTCAGGCCCAAGAAAGTGTTTCTGCCTTATCAGTGTGAGCAGTGCAGGTGCAGCTTCAAGACTCTAGATTTGCTGTTCAGTCACCAGCTCTGCCATTCCTCAACACACAAGGACTCAGATTTCGATTTATCCGTAGATGAACACGCTACACAGTCCAACAAGAAAACGTTAAGCCCTCCCACAAACAAACACCTAGCTACATCTTGTCCAGATCCTGAAGAAAACGACTCTCTTCTAAGCCCCTTATCCAAATATCCAGACCCAGTAACTCAAGGTTTGTCCAACAGTCAGGGTCTTGATTGGGGTAAAACTTCCCAGCGTCCCAGCACCACACATTCAAGATTTTCATTTATCCAAGACAGTGAAACCAGTCATGACAGAGTAGATGAAAATGCATTTGGAAAACCTGTAACTCCTTTGAGAACTGTGAAAAGACACGTAAGCCAAAATGCCAGCATATCAAATGACGGGTCTGCAGGTGGTGTTAAGTGTGCCGTGTGTGGTGATGCATATCCTGCCATTTCAGACCTTTATCACCATTATTTGCAGCATGCCAGAGGCCAGTTGTAA
- the LOC117266508 gene encoding uncharacterized protein LOC117266508 isoform X1 yields the protein MGSKMSFSRGSSDQNTVSELTSVASHPRSSIHAPSDCKQIPEEKVCSEEDLDSRWGEEMKATEPTQPAPESHPSGHVESDGLVNSETADGANCQHSENISTQIGMEEKSEMAPASLCSSTTDSHGQPVEVRRRPGRPRKVKPLLTENRNDPGCAGFDAVQHKEISTTIPLPTCLENHNSDVPNDDKVENNVPVLPKRKRGRPTKVEVEAYRALVAKAAAASPASFAKAKRVSTPAWSLRSRVENHSVIQDGKPESESKVDPKQTEGTPTENRNALNFQGVKRRRTRLADQQVPAKVSRLDVSQEASSLLSNDTGCRETDKQVELNTDKQETDTDGKSCQLSQQTGQMESASPQRKLSSQPAAEPEVIPSDGVSSINLVSPTQSDDPKIKQSANMNGSEESQSKSSLDSTKNADFSTDAVTSSEQPPKSAGAPPAVKAENIEIELDHLNPELNNPKSLQCNANATGKAGGPNSQRSTFRRKRGGKRRRRISNVVLQEEQLAESHVDTQPNTDCGDGDEEANANVSHTKRRGKTHLKCSYCGHISKFLSQFIIHQRIHTGERPFKCPECGRGFSKNSNLNLHLKTHKKSHMYQKCPYCKIKFSCSEYAAHMKMHLMDQDSENNKSKKHSRENDHGNNQGLHRPVSPEKRERKVCQYCGKTFRFQSALIRHVRVHTGEKPYKCDICGKAFGQAYFLRVHELTHWSVKRYNCTRCEKSFTHYSNAKNHTCRPSGSSDDLHPNNRVKPSLTYTCHICKNVFDHLQEFNSHMRDHTGAKLYRCLYCDKLFASMSEFSAHRTQCGGERHASGSRIEEDETVSLIKYTVPALRCSTGINSAAPLIGANCEPQKKTPQTNRKKRTANLKKPFQSTVIPAHNLSHFVSKLNKLDNRSDPRKYLCPSCGRLFRHMGRLRAHMLTHPPGQSYTCACCGKTLDDWKKLWHHQRVHRQRRGRFSCPQCGKGFRFVEPYKKHMSEHPDFQWIQVRPKKVFLPYQCEQCRCSFKTLDLLFSHQLCHSSTHKDSDFDLSVDEHATQSNKKTLSPPTNKHLATSCPDPEENDSLLSPLSKYPDPVTQGLSNSQGLDWGKTSQRPSTTHSRFSFIQDSETSHDRVDENAFGKPVTPLRTVKRHVSQNASISNDGSAGGVKCAVCGDAYPAISDLYHHYLQHARGQL from the exons ATGGGGAGTAAAATGTCCTTCAGCAGAGGAAGCAGTGACCAAAATACAGTCTCTGAGTTAACTTCTGTGGCGTCGCATCCTCGCAGTTCCATTCATGCTCCTTCGGACTGCAAGCAG ATACCTGAAGAAAAGGTATGCAGTGAGGAAGACCTGGACTCCAGGTGGGGAGAAGAAATGAAAGCAACAGAACCGACTCAACCTGCACCTGAATCCCACCCATCGGGGCACGTGGAGTCTGATGGCCTTGTTAACTCTGAAACCGCAGACGGAGCAAATTGCCAACACAGTGAGAATATATCGACTCAGATAGGGATGGAAGAAAAGTCTGAAATGGCACCTGCAAGTTTGTGCAGCTCTACAACAGACAGTCATGGACAGCCTGTGGAGGTCCGCAGGAGACCCGGGCGCCCACGTAAAGTGAAACCACTGCTAACTGAAAACCGAAATGATCCAGGCTGTGCTGGGTTTGATGCAGTTCAGCATAAGGAGATCAGCACGACAATACCGCTGCCAACATGCTTGGAGAACCACAACAGCGATGTGCCTAATGATGATAAAGTAGAAAACAATGTCCCCGTGCTGCCcaagagaaaaagaggaagaccAACAAAAGTAGAAGTTGAAGCTTACAgggctttggttgctaaggctgctgctgcctctcctGCGTCTTTTGCTAAAGCTAAACGTGTTAGCACCCCTGCATGGAGCCTGAGGAGTCGAGTTGAAAATCACAGTGTGATACAGGATGGAAAGCCTGAATCTGAAAGCAAGGTAGACCCGAAGCAGACTGAAGGGACTCCCACAGAAAATCGTAATGCGTTAAACTTTCAAGGCgttaaaagaagaagaactagACTGGCTGATCAGCAAGTCCCAGCTAAGGTGTCCAGACTGGATGTTTCCCAGGAGGCCTCGTCACTGTTGAGCAACGATACAGGCTGTCGAGAGACAGATAAGCAGGTGGAACTTAACACTGACAAACAAGAGACTGATACAGATGGAAAGAGCTGCCAACTCTCCCAGCAGACAGGACAAATGGAAAGTGCATCACCACAAAGAAAATTGAGTTCCCAGCCAGCCGCTGAGCCTGAAGTTATTCCTTCTGATGGTGTGAGCAGTATAAACTTGGTAAGCCCCACTCAGAGTGATGACCCTAAAATAAAACAGTCAGCCAACATGAATGGCAGCGAGGAGTCACAATCAAAAAGCAGTCTTGACTCTACGAAGAATGCAGACTTTAGCACGGATGCTGTAACATCCTCCGAACAACCACCTAAATCTGCTGGAGCCCCCCCTGCTGTAAAAGCTGAGAATATCGAGATAGAGCTGGATCATTTGAATCCTGAGTTAAATAATCCTAAATCTTTACAGTGCAATGCCAACGCCACAGGTAAAGCTGGGGGTCCAAACAGTCAGCGAAGCACTTTCAGGCGCAAGAGGGGCGgcaagagaaggaggagaataAGCAATGTTGTGTTACAGGAAGAGCAGCTTGCCGAGAGCCATGTTGACACTCAACCAAATACAGACTGTGGTGACGGGGATGAGGAGGCCAACGCAAATGTCAGCCACACTAAAAGACGGGGGAAAACTCACTTGAAATGTAGTTACTGTGGTCATATATCTAAATTTCTCTCTCAGTTCATCATCCATCAACGCATTCATACAGGAGAACGACCTTTCAAATGCCCTGAGTGTGGGAGAGGTTTTAGTAAAAACTCCAACTTAAATCTTCATCTCAAGACGCACAAAAAGAGCCACATGTATCAGAAATGTCCGTATTGCAAGATCAAATTCTCTTGCTCGGAGTACGCAGCTCATATGAAGATGCATTTGATGGACCAGGACTCCGAGAACAACAAAtctaaaaaacacagcagagagaaCGACCATGGAAATAATCAGGGACTTCATAGACCTGTCTCTCcggagaagagagaaagaaaagtgtGCCAGTACTGTGGTAAAACATTCCGGTTTCAGTCTGCCCTTATTAGACATGTGCGTGTCCACACTGGGGAGAAGCCTTATAAATGTGATATATGTGGCAAAGCTTTCGGTCAGGCCTATTTCCTGCGGGTTCACGAGCTGACTCACTGGTCTGTAAAGCGTTACAACTGCACACGCTGTGAAAAATCATTCACTCACTATAGCAATGCAAAAAATCACACTTGTAGACCTTCAGGAAGCAGCGACGATTTGCACCCTAACAATCGTGTAAAGCCTTCACTAACGTACACGTGCCACATCTGCAAGAATGTTTTCGACCATCTGCAGGAGTTCAACAGCCACATGAGAGACCACACCGGTGCAAAGCTTTATCGCTGCTTGTATTGTGACAAGCTTTTTGCTTCGATGTCGGAATTTAGCGCCCATCGCACTCAGTGTGGAGGAGAGCGACACGCCTCCGGTTCTAGGATAGAAGAGGATGAGACAGTGTCGTTAATAAAGTACACAGTGCCTGCACTTAGGTGTTCAACTGGAATCAattcagctgctcctctcatagGCGCTAATTGTGaaccacagaaaaaaacaccacagacCAACCGCAAAAAACGCACCGCAAACCTAAAGAAACCATTCCAGTCCACAGTCATACCGGCTCACAACCTCTCGCACTTTGTGTCAAAGTTAAACAAACTAGATAACCGCTCGGACCCCAGGAAATATTTATGTCCGAGCTGTGGGCGACTCTTCAGACACATGGGCAGACTCCGAGCCCACATGCTCACTCACCCCCCGGGTCAGAGTTACACCTGTGCCTGTTGTGGCAAGACTCTAGACGACTGGAAAAAGCTGTGGCATCATCAGAGAGTCCATCGACAGAGACGCGGCCGCTTCAGTTGTCCTCAGTGCGGCAAAGGTTTCCGCTTCGTGGAGCCgtacaaaaaacacatgagCGAGCACCCAGATTTCCAGTGGATTCAGGTCAGGCCCAAGAAAGTGTTTCTGCCTTATCAGTGTGAGCAGTGCAGGTGCAGCTTCAAGACTCTAGATTTGCTGTTCAGTCACCAGCTCTGCCATTCCTCAACACACAAGGACTCAGATTTCGATTTATCCGTAGATGAACACGCTACACAGTCCAACAAGAAAACGTTAAGCCCTCCCACAAACAAACACCTAGCTACATCTTGTCCAGATCCTGAAGAAAACGACTCTCTTCTAAGCCCCTTATCCAAATATCCAGACCCAGTAACTCAAGGTTTGTCCAACAGTCAGGGTCTTGATTGGGGTAAAACTTCCCAGCGTCCCAGCACCACACATTCAAGATTTTCATTTATCCAAGACAGTGAAACCAGTCATGACAGAGTAGATGAAAATGCATTTGGAAAACCTGTAACTCCTTTGAGAACTGTGAAAAGACACGTAAGCCAAAATGCCAGCATATCAAATGACGGGTCTGCAGGTGGTGTTAAGTGTGCCGTGTGTGGTGATGCATATCCTGCCATTTCAGACCTTTATCACCATTATTTGCAGCATGCCAGAGGCCAGTTGTAA